In Dermacentor variabilis isolate Ectoservices chromosome 7, ASM5094787v1, whole genome shotgun sequence, a genomic segment contains:
- the LOC142587879 gene encoding maleylacetoacetate isomerase-like produces MSKPVLLSSFLSSCTWRVRIVLEVKKIDFEFRAVDLQPTGGEQETAKFKALNPMGQVPVLLVDGKPISQSVAIMEYLEEKYPEPRMLPADPYQRAKCREVVELLVSGVQPLQSIILIPLLGKVEWKKWADRNITRGFTALEAIFAETAGRYCFGDEVTFADACLVPQACNAYRYGVDMTPFPTVRRIYEELQQHPLVKKADASCQPDTPPTGVPNTINIFKGPEEQ; encoded by the exons ATGTCGAAG CCGGTTCTCCTGTCCAGCTTTCTCAGTTCCTGCACCTGGCGCGTTCGCATCG TCTTGGAAGTGAAGAAGATTGACTTCGAATTTCGGGCAGTGGACTTACAGCCCACTGGTGGTGAGCAG gaaactgcgaaatTCAAAGCGTTGAACCCAATGGGCCAAGTTCCTGTTTTGCTTGTCGACGGAAAGCCCATCAGCCAATCG GTGGCCATTATGGAGTACTTGGAAGAGAAATACCCTGAGCCAAGGATGCTGCCCGCAGATCCCTACCAGAGAGCAAAG TGTCGTGAGGTGGTGGAACTTCTCGTTTCGGGAGTCCAGCCCCTGCAGAGCATCATCCTGATACCTCTTCTCGGCAAAGTGGAATGGAAGAAGTGGGCCGACCGGAACATCACACGTGGCTTCACAG CCCTGGAAGCCATCTTTGCAGAGACGGCCGGCAGATACTGCTTTGGAGATGAGGTGACATTTGCGGATGCCTGCCTGGTACCTCAAGCGTGCAACGCATACCGCTATGGTGTGGACATGACACCCTTCCCAACGGTTCGCCGCATTTACGAGGAGCTTCAGCAGCACCCGCTTGTCAAGAAAGCTGATGCGTCGTGTCAGCCAGACACCCCTCCAACGGGAGTGCCCAACACAATCAACATATTCAAGGGCCCTGAGGAGCAATAA